From Coffea arabica cultivar ET-39 chromosome 2e, Coffea Arabica ET-39 HiFi, whole genome shotgun sequence, the proteins below share one genomic window:
- the LOC140036346 gene encoding uncharacterized protein yields the protein MSVVEYAHKFTTLGRFSPTILADESLLKMLRYKNGLLSEIQVGMVNAATPSYSAMYEASLRTEAEIVRIKEVEKAKHSRPIDVMGNPNDPRQKGVFRLVKRVKVNIKDTSGSGKAVGRVARNNTPIAPECTYCHRRHPGECHWKTGACFNCGQVGHRAKNCPKPPRDVTKGPKASDARPKANARVHAMTDMEIEGIDDVVTGALSINSVPAYVLFDCGASHSFVSKRFVRLLNMVPEWLDDPYRVFTPGNKILVSHIRYKGCQIDVGGREFDADLVQIGMNDFDVILGMDWLAKNFAQIDCRHKRVKFALPEEGELVYQGNVRKDKNKPSKYLLTSIQAIRALRKGAKGYLEYVMDSTSEVLPLDKIPIVREFPDVFPEDLPGIPPNREIEFEIDLIPGSEPISRPPYRMAPAELRELKEQLQELMDKKFIRPSVSPWGTPVLFVRKKDGTLRLCIDYRELNKITIKNKYPLPRIDDLFDQLKGARVFSKIDLRSGYHQLKIKEGDIAKTAFRTRYGH from the coding sequence ATGTCAGTAGTGGAGTATGCCCATAAATTTACGACCCTAGGTAGATTCTCCCCTACCATTTTAGCTGACGAGTCGTTGTTGAAGATGCTGAGGTACAAAAATGGCTTACTGAGTGAGATTCAAGTAGGGATGGTGAATGCAGCTACTCCAAGTTATAGTGCTATGTACGAGGCTAGTTTGAGAACTGAAGCTGAGATAGTAAGGATTAAGGAGGTGGAGAAGGCTAAACACTCAAGGCCTATTGATGTCATGGGAAACCCAAATGATCCAAGACAAAAAGGGGTGTTTAGACTTGTCAAGAGGGTTAAGGTGAATATCAAAGACACTTCTGGATCGGGCAAGGCAGTAGGCAGGGTTGCTAGAAATAACACTCCTATAGCTCCAGAATGTACCTACTGTCACAGACGTCACCCAGGAGAGTGTCATTGGAAGACAGGAGCCTGCTTCAACTGTGGACAAGTGGGCCATCGTGCTAAGAATTGTCCAAAACCCCCAAGAGATGTGACAAAAGGACCTAAAGCCAGTGATGCTAGGCCAAAAGCTAATGCAAGAGTGCATGCGATGACTGACATGGAGATCGAGGGGATTGATGATGTGGTCACAGGTGCGCTTTCTATAAACTCTGTACCCGCTTATGTGCTGTTTGATTGTGGTGCATCTCATTCGTTTGTTTCAAAAAGATTCGTGAGGTTGCTTAATATGGTACCGGAATGGTTGGACGACCCCTATCGTGTCTTTACACCTGGGAATAAAATTTTAGTTTCTCACATAAGATATAAGGGGTGTCAGATTGATGTGGGAGGTAGAGAGTTTGACGCTGACCTAGTACAAATTGGCATGAATGACTTTGATGTAATTCttgggatggattggttagcaaAGAATTTCGCGCAAATAGATTGTAGACATAAGAGGGTGAAATTCGCACTACCGGAAGAAGGAGAACTTGTCTATCAAGGGAATGTTAGGAAGGATAAAAATAAGCCCAGTAAATACTTATTAACATCCATACAAGCAATTAGAGCCTTAAGAAAAGGGGCAAAGGGGTACTTAGAGTATGTGATGGATAGCACTAGTGAGGTGCTACCTTTGGATAAAATCCCCATAGTGAGGGAATTCCCTGACGTGTTTCCTGAAGATTTACCTGGGATTCCCCCTAATCGGGAGATTGAGTTTGAGATTGATTTGATACCTGGATCTGAGCCAATTTCAAGGCCTCCATATAGAATGGCCCCAGCGGAACTGAGGGAACTAAAGGAACAATTACAGGAGCTAATGGATAAGAAGTTTATTCGGCCAAGTGTATCACCTTGGGGGACACCAGTATTGTTCGTAAGGAAAAAGGATGGGACCTTACGATtgtgtattgactatagggAGCTGAATAAGATcactattaagaataaatatcctctCCCAAGAATTGATGACCTATTTGACCAGTTAAAGGGTGCTAGAGTCTTTTCAAAGATCGATTTGAGGTCTGGATACCATCAGTTGAAGATTAAAGAAGGGGATATAGCTAAGACTGCCTTTAGAACAAGGTATGGACACTAA